GCGAAGCTCGGGCACCGCTCGACTCCTCTCGCCTGTGTTTAGCCGGACACCGATCCTGGTTCGGCCGCTCCCGCCGGGTCTTCGGGCTCCTCCTCCGGCCGGACGTGGCGGCGGAGCAGCGAGGTGAGCGCCTCGCGCGCCGGCTTGCCCTCGAACAGGACGGCCCCGACTTCCGACGCGATCGGGGTCGCCACTCCGACCTTGCCGGCCAGGGCCAGAGCCGCCCGCGTCGTGAGCACGCCTTCGGCGACCGAGCGGGTGCCACCCTGCCACTCCGCAAGAGACGTGCCGCCGGCCAGCGCCAGTCCGAGCCGGCGGTTGCGGGAGAGCTGGCCCGTGCAGGTGAGCAGGAGGTCGCCGAGCCCGGCCAGGCCGGCGAACGTCCGCGCTCGCGCCCCCAGCGCGACGCCGAGCCGCGTCATCTCGGCCAGTCCGCGCGTCAGGAGCGCGGCCCGCGCGTTGGCGCCGAGGTCCAGCCCGTCCGAGATGCCGGCCGCGATGGCCATCACGTTCTTCAAGGCCCCGCCCAGCTCGACGCCGGTGACGTCGGTCTGCGTGTACAGGCGAAAGGTCGGCGTGGCGAGTCTCTGCTGGAGCTCCTGCGCCAGGCCGGCGTCGGCGGCAGCCACCACCGCCGCCGTCGGGCGATCCTGGGCCACCTCGAGGGCGAACGTCGGCCCCGACAGCACCGCGACGCGCCCGCGGGCGGGCGGCGCCACCAGCTCGGTCAGGATCTCCGAGACCCGGGCCAGGCGCTCCTCCTCGATACCCTTGCTCGCCGATACCACGCACGCCGCCGGTCCGAGGTGCGGTGCCAGCTCGGCGACGACTCGCCGGACGACGTGGGTGGGCACGGCCACGATGACCAGCGTCGCCCCCGCGGCGGCCTCCCGGAGCGACCCGATCGGTGTCACGCTCTCGGGCAGACGAATGCCCGGAAGGTACCACGGATTCTCGCGCGCCTTCAGGAGGAGCGCCAGGAGCTCGGGCTCGAACACCCAGAGTCGCGGTCTCAGGCCGGCCCGCGCGGCGTGGACCGCGAGGGCCGTGCCCCAGGCGCCGGCGCCGATCACGGCCGTCCCGTCCGTCACTGCGTTGTCCAGGGCCTCGGCTCGCCGCTCAGCCGCGAGCCGGCTCCCGCTCCCCGAACCGCCGCTCGGTCCCCTGAAGGAGCCGCTCGACGTTCGCCCGGTGCCGCACCAGCACGATCAGGGCGACCACCGCGCCTGCGCCCGCCAGGGGCAGCGGGTAGCCGAGGAAGAGGATGGCCAGCGGCAGACCCAGCGCGGCACAGAGCGAGGCGAGGGACACGAAGCGGAACGTCCCGACGAGCGCCACCCAGACGATGGCCGCCGGCAGGATCGCCCAGGGAGTGGCGCGGAGAAACGCGCCCAGTCCGGTGGCCACTCCCTTGCCCCCGCGGAAGGCCAGGAAGACGGACCAGCAGTTCCCGACGACGACGAGGACGACCGCGAGGGCAGCCACCCCGGCGCTCGGGTCGGCCAGGCCGCCGATCCACGCCCCCGCGTACCCCTTGGCGACATCCCCAACCAGGGTCGCCACGGCCGGACCCCGCCCGACGCTACGCAGCACGTTGGTGGCTCCGATGTTTCCGCTGCCGCGGCGCCGGACGTCCACCCCGAGCGCGCGGGCCACCAGGTAGCCGACGGGGATCGCACCGATCAGGTAGGCGAGCGCGAGCCCGAGGACGGTCAGCGCCAGCGATCGTCCTCCCGGACGAGGGCCTCGAGGTCGCTCCCGCGATAGAAGCGGACGAAGTAGTCGATACCGGAGACGACGGTCAGGGTCAGGGCGGCCCACAGCATCCCGCGCGAGATGTAGGCGAACTCGGGCTCCAGCCCGACCGTCACGTTCTTCTCGAGAATCAGGAGCGTCACCGCCAGGTACTGGGACACCGTCTTGTACTTGCCCAGGTCCGAGGCCGCCATGACGACCCCCTGACCGGCCGAGACGGCCCGGAGTCCCGTCACCGCCAGCTCACGCCCGATGATGACGACGACGATCCAGGCCTCGACCCGGCCGACCTGGACCAGCGAGATGAGGGCCGCCGCCACCAGGAGCTTGTCGGCCACCGGATCCAGCAGCTTCCCCAGCGTGGTGACCTGGCGGCGGCGGCGCGCGATCAGCCCGTCGAGCCAGTCGGTCAGGGCCGCCGCGCCGAACAACACGGCCGCCAGCAGCGAATGGACCGAGTCGGCCGAAATGAGGAACACCACCACGAGCGGAACGAGGCAGATCCGCGCAAGAGTCAGATAGGTAGGAAGGTTCACCCGTCGCCTCCGGCACCTCCGACAACGGGTCCATTATGGCGGTCGACGGTGAACGCTGTCAATCGCGGCCCTCGGCCACGAGCACCCCCTCGCGCGCGACCGGCACCACGTCGAAGGCGTCGAGCGCGGCACAGACCGGCAGGTCGGCGCCCCGCCCCTGGGCCACCAGGGCCTGAGCCCACAGGGCCTCGTCGAGCATCCAGCCCAGGTCCGACGCGTAGTGGGCGTAGAGAATCGCGGCGGCCCGGGCGGCGTCGGACCGAACCGCGCCCGGCCGCGCCGCCCAGAGCCGCGCGACCAGCAGCCCGGCGCAGGCGGCGTCTTCGAGGCAGAATCGTCCGGTCTCGCCGGCGCAGACGAGCAGCACCTCGGTCGCCTGGCGCCCGAGCCAGTCGACGACCGCGCTCGCGTTGACGAACCCGCCGACCGCCACCTGCTTGGCGCCTTCCACGGCCAGCAAGGCCCGGGTGCCGTTGGTCGTCGTGAAGATGACGGTCCGCCCGCGGACCCGCTCGGGCGTGTACTCGGCGGGCGAGTTGCCGCAGTCGAAGCCGGGCGGCGGCTCGCCCCCTCGCTCGCCTCCGAGGAGCGCCGGATCTCCCGGCCACCTCCGGGCCAGCGCCCTCGCCTCGTCGGGCGTGGCGACCGGCCGGACGGCCCGCGCCCCGTGCGCGAGCGCGGTCACGATGGTGGTCGAGGCCCGGATCACGTCGATGACGACGGCGGACACGCCGGCCAGCGGCCGACGGGCGGCCTCCTCCGAGGTGAACGCGACGTCGATCACCGCGATGAGCCCGGCGACCGATCTCGGAGAGATCGGATACGGAGCCGCAGGGCGTTCAGCCGGATGAATCCCTCGGCGTCCTTCTGCCGGTAGACGGAGTCCGCCTCGAAGGTGGCGATGTCCTGCCGGTAGAGCGACCGGGGCGAGCGCCGGCCGGAGACCATGACGTTGCCCTTGTAGAGCTTGAGCCGCACGGTCCCCGTCACGTCCCGCTGGGCTTCGTCCATGAACGCCTGGAGCGCTTCCCGCTCCGGCGCGTACCAGTAGCCGTAGTAGACCATCTCCGCGTAACGCGGGGCGAGCGAATCCCGGAGGTGCAGCAGCTCGCGGTCGAGGGTCAGCGACTCGAGCGCCCGGTGGGCGACGTGGAGGATCGTCCCGCCCGGCGTCTCGTAGACGCCCCGCGACTTCATCCCGACGTAGCGGTTCTCGACCAGATCGATCCGGCCGACGCCGTTCTCCCCGCCGATGCCGTTGAGCCGCTCCAGCAGCGCCGCCGGCCCTAGGCGCCGGCCATCGACCGCGACCGGCGTTCCGGCCTCGAAGTCGATCTCGACCGAGGCCGGGACATCCGGCGCCTCCTCGGGCGAGACGGTCAGCAGGAACATCTTCACCGGCGGCTCCGCCCACGGGTCCTCCAGGATGCCGCCCTCGTACGAGATGTGGAACAGGTTCCGGTCCATCGAGTACGGCCGCTCGGGCGTCGTCGGCACGGGGATCCCGTGGCGCGCGGCGTACGCCATCAGGTCGGAGCGCGAGCGGAGGTCCCACTCGCGCCAGGGCGCCACGACCTGGAGATCGGGAGCCAGGGCGGCGTAGGTCAGCTCGAAGCGCACCTGGTCGTTCCCTTTCCCGGTCGCGCCGTGGGCCACCGCGTCGGCGCCCTCGGCCAGCGCCACCGCGACCTGGGCGCGGGCGATGAGCGGACGGGCGAACGAGGTGCCGAGGAGGTAGCCCGCCTCGTAGACCGCGTTGGCGCGGAGCACCGGAAACACGAAGTCGCGGACGAACTCGTCGCGGAGGTCGGCGACGTGGACGCGGCTGGCCCCCGTCTTCAAGGCCTTTTCGCGAATCGGGATCAGCTCCTCGCCCTGGCCGAGGTCGGCCGTGAAGGCGATCACCTCCGCGCCATAGGTCTCGATGAGCCAGCGGAGGATGACCGAGGTGTCGAGGCCGCCGGAGTACGCGAGCACGATCTTCTGGGGCTTCGTCATGGGCGGGCCGAGGAGGCGCCGAGCAGCGTCAGCAGGATGGCTTTCTGCACGTGCAGGCGGTTTTCGGCCTGGTCGAGCACGATGCTCTGCGGGCCGTCCAGCACGGCGTCCGTGATCTCCTCGCCCCGGTGCGCGGGAAGACAGTGCATGACGACCACGCCCGGCTTGGCCAACCCGAGCACACGCTCGTTCAGCTGATAGCGGCTGAAGGCCTCCAGCCGGCGCTCGCGCTCGGCCTCCTGTCCCATGCTGATCCAGACGTCCGTGTAGAGGACGTCGGCCCCGTCGGCGGCTTCGCGGACGTCGGCGGTCACCTCCACCCGGCCGCCGAGGGCCCGCGCCGTCTCCAGCACGGCTCGGGCCGGCTCGTACCCGGGAGGACAGGCCAGACGGGTCTCGGTGCCGGTCAGGGCCGCCAGCAGCACGAGGGAATGGCACACGTT
The Candidatus Methylomirabilota bacterium genome window above contains:
- a CDS encoding argininosuccinate synthase translates to MTKPQKIVLAYSGGLDTSVILRWLIETYGAEVIAFTADLGQGEELIPIREKALKTGASRVHVADLRDEFVRDFVFPVLRANAVYEAGYLLGTSFARPLIARAQVAVALAEGADAVAHGATGKGNDQVRFELTYAALAPDLQVVAPWREWDLRSRSDLMAYAARHGIPVPTTPERPYSMDRNLFHISYEGGILEDPWAEPPVKMFLLTVSPEEAPDVPASVEIDFEAGTPVAVDGRRLGPAALLERLNGIGGENGVGRIDLVENRYVGMKSRGVYETPGGTILHVAHRALESLTLDRELLHLRDSLAPRYAEMVYYGYWYAPEREALQAFMDEAQRDVTGTVRLKLYKGNVMVSGRRSPRSLYRQDIATFEADSVYRQKDAEGFIRLNALRLRIRSLRDRSPGSSR
- the pgsA gene encoding CDP-diacylglycerol--glycerol-3-phosphate 3-phosphatidyltransferase is translated as MNLPTYLTLARICLVPLVVVFLISADSVHSLLAAVLFGAAALTDWLDGLIARRRRQVTTLGKLLDPVADKLLVAAALISLVQVGRVEAWIVVVIIGRELAVTGLRAVSAGQGVVMAASDLGKYKTVSQYLAVTLLILEKNVTVGLEPEFAYISRGMLWAALTLTVVSGIDYFVRFYRGSDLEALVREDDRWR
- a CDS encoding NAD(P)H-dependent glycerol-3-phosphate dehydrogenase, encoding MTDGTAVIGAGAWGTALAVHAARAGLRPRLWVFEPELLALLLKARENPWYLPGIRLPESVTPIGSLREAAAGATLVIVAVPTHVVRRVVAELAPHLGPAACVVSASKGIEEERLARVSEILTELVAPPARGRVAVLSGPTFALEVAQDRPTAAVVAAADAGLAQELQQRLATPTFRLYTQTDVTGVELGGALKNVMAIAAGISDGLDLGANARAALLTRGLAEMTRLGVALGARARTFAGLAGLGDLLLTCTGQLSRNRRLGLALAGGTSLAEWQGGTRSVAEGVLTTRAALALAGKVGVATPIASEVGAVLFEGKPAREALTSLLRRHVRPEEEPEDPAGAAEPGSVSG
- the plsY gene encoding glycerol-3-phosphate 1-O-acyltransferase PlsY; translated protein: MALTVLGLALAYLIGAIPVGYLVARALGVDVRRRGSGNIGATNVLRSVGRGPAVATLVGDVAKGYAGAWIGGLADPSAGVAALAVVLVVVGNCWSVFLAFRGGKGVATGLGAFLRATPWAILPAAIVWVALVGTFRFVSLASLCAALGLPLAILFLGYPLPLAGAGAVVALIVLVRHRANVERLLQGTERRFGEREPARG
- a CDS encoding 2-phosphosulfolactate phosphatase codes for the protein MIDVAFTSEEAARRPLAGVSAVVIDVIRASTTIVTALAHGARAVRPVATPDEARALARRWPGDPALLGGERGGEPPPGFDCGNSPAEYTPERVRGRTVIFTTTNGTRALLAVEGAKQVAVGGFVNASAVVDWLGRQATEVLLVCAGETGRFCLEDAACAGLLVARLWAARPGAVRSDAARAAAILYAHYASDLGWMLDEALWAQALVAQGRGADLPVCAALDAFDVVPVAREGVLVAEGRD